One Williamsia phyllosphaerae genomic window, ACCAACTTCTCCGGCAACGCCGTCGCCACCCTGCTGGTGGGTACCTGGACCAAGACCGTCGACGCCGAGAAGGTCAAGGCCGTGCTCGCCGGTGACGATCCGTTCGACGAGGTCAACATGATCGACCCGCACGAGTTCGACAAGACCCCTGCGGTGTCGACCACGAAGGCCACCGCCTGACACACCTGTTCACCACGGGCCCTGCGGGTAACCTCGAGACCATGTCGATCAGCAAGGGCGACGCGGTTTCCTGGAACACCCCGCAGGGCCCGACCCATGGAAAAGCGACCGAGAAGCGCACCTCGGAGTTCACCTTCGAGGGCCAGAAGTTCAAGGCCAGTGACGACGAGCCGTACTGGATCGTCGAGTCGGACAAGACCGGGTCGAAGGCCGCGCACAAAGAGTCCACGCTGGACAAGAAGTAGCGGGAGGCGACGACCATGGCATCGACGCCGTCCGGGCCTAATCCCTTCGGGGACATCGGCACCGCCAAGTACGTGCAATTGACGACCTACACCAAAGCCGGTGTCGCCAAGCCGGTCCCGATCTGGGCGGCCCTCGACGACAAGGGTGAGCTCTTGATGTGGACGCAGGCGAAGTCGTGGAAGGTCAAGCGGATCGGGAACACCCCCCGGGTCACGCTGGCCACCTGCGACCGCGCAGGCAAGAACGTCGGGCCCGAGATGGAGGCCACCGCGCGCATCCTCGACGACGCGGGCACCGCCCACACCCGTGAGGTCATCAACGCGAAGTACGGCCTCGTCGGCCGTTTCGCGACGACGGCGAGCAGCCTGTTCAAGGGCAAGAGTTCCACCGTCGGTATCGCGGTCACCGCGCCGCGCTGACCGCCACCACGCCGGTGTGATGGCGGTCGTCGCGGACGACGACCGAGCACCGGCGGTCAGATCCGGTCGAGGAGCACCGCCGCGTTGTGACCGCCCATGCCCAGCGAGGTCTTGATCGTCACGCCCTCCTCCATCGGGGTCAGACCGTCGAGCAGACGAGGATGAGCCGCCGACACGTGCGGTGACGCCGGGATGACGCCGGTGTCGTAACCGATCGCCGCCACTGCGAGTTCGACCGCAGCCGCAGCCCCCTGGCAGTGCCCGACCAGCGGTTTGACCGAGTAG contains:
- a CDS encoding PPOX class F420-dependent oxidoreductase, which codes for MASTPSGPNPFGDIGTAKYVQLTTYTKAGVAKPVPIWAALDDKGELLMWTQAKSWKVKRIGNTPRVTLATCDRAGKNVGPEMEATARILDDAGTAHTREVINAKYGLVGRFATTASSLFKGKSSTVGIAVTAPR
- a CDS encoding DUF2945 domain-containing protein, producing the protein MSISKGDAVSWNTPQGPTHGKATEKRTSEFTFEGQKFKASDDEPYWIVESDKTGSKAAHKESTLDKK